A window of Strix aluco isolate bStrAlu1 chromosome 2, bStrAlu1.hap1, whole genome shotgun sequence contains these coding sequences:
- the RABL3 gene encoding rab-like protein 3: MAALDRVKVLVLGDSGVGKSSLVHLLCQNQVLGNPSWTVGCSVDVRIHDYKEGTPEEKTYYIELWDVGGSVGSATSVKSTRAVFYNLLNGIILVHDLTNKKSSQNLYRWSLEALNRDVAPTGVLVTNGDYDREQFADNQIPLLVIGTKLDQIPETKRNEVLTRTAFLAEDFNAEEINLDCTNPRYLAAGSSNAVKLSRFFDKVIEKRYFLRDGNQIPGFSERKRFGGGTLKSLHYD, translated from the exons ATGGCGGCTTTGGACAGGGTCAAGGTGCTGGTGTTGGGCGACTCCG GTGTCGGGAAGTCTTCGCTTGTTCACCTCTTGTGCCAAAACCAGGTGCTGGGAAACCCGTCCTGGACAGTGGGCTGCTCAGTGGATGTTCGA ATCCATGACTACAAAGAAGGGACTCCAGAAGAGAAGACCTACTACATTGAGCTGTGGGATGTTGGAGGTTCAGTGGGTAGTGCCACTAGTGTGAAAAGCACACGAGCAGTATTTTATAACTTGCTGAATG GGATAATTTTAGTGCATGACTTAACCAACAAGAAATCATCCCAGAATTTGTATCGCTGGTCTTTGGAAGCACTCAACAGAGATGTCGCTCCAACGGGAGTTCTCGTGACAAATGG TGACTATGACCGTGAACAGTTTGCTGATAACCAGATTCCACTGCTGGTGATAGGAACTAAGTTGGATCAGATCCCAGAAACTAAGCGGAATGAAGTTTTGACCAGAACAGCTTTCTTGGCTGAGGATTTCAATGCTGAAGAGATAAATTTG GATTGCACCAATCCTCGTTACCTGGCTGCAGGTTCATCCAATGCTGTCAAACTAAGCAGGTTTTTTGATAAG GTCATAGAGAAGAGATACTTCTTAAGAGATGGCAATCAG ATTCCTGGCTTCTCTGAAAGGAAAAGGTTTGGAGGAGGAACGCTGAAGAGCCTTCATTATGATTGA